One genomic region from Leptospira tipperaryensis encodes:
- the yqeK gene encoding bis(5'-nucleosyl)-tetraphosphatase (symmetrical) YqeK: protein MTSSELEAKTQEFKKIVPVEITITRWEHSLKVAEIAKELAILHSQEEAGLAYLAGIVHDITKQKTPEFHLTLFKESGQEELEQLPSAAWHAYSAAIYLKSQYNLKNESVLSAVRNHTLGAETPGPLDLILYAADFLGSEYAEKNPLYPEWREQARKNLFMGVLYKAKNTMQDLILGNKKIHPRTVATYNLAVSKCETKL from the coding sequence ATGACTTCCTCCGAATTGGAAGCTAAGACGCAAGAATTTAAAAAGATCGTTCCCGTCGAAATAACGATCACACGCTGGGAACATTCTCTCAAGGTAGCGGAGATTGCAAAAGAGTTGGCGATCCTTCATTCTCAGGAAGAAGCCGGTCTTGCTTATCTCGCCGGAATCGTTCACGACATTACAAAACAAAAAACCCCGGAATTTCACCTAACGTTATTCAAGGAATCCGGTCAGGAAGAATTGGAACAACTTCCTTCCGCCGCCTGGCACGCCTACTCTGCGGCCATCTATCTCAAGTCGCAATACAATCTAAAAAACGAATCCGTTCTTTCTGCGGTTCGCAATCACACGTTAGGTGCGGAAACCCCAGGCCCTTTGGATCTAATACTTTATGCAGCCGATTTTTTAGGATCCGAATACGCAGAGAAAAATCCGCTCTATCCGGAATGGAGAGAACAAGCTCGTAAGAATCTATTTATGGGAGTTCTTTACAAGGCGAAGAATACGATGCAAGATTTGATTTTAGGAAATAAAAAAATTCATCCGAGAACGGTAGCGACTTACAACCTCGCCGTTTCAAAATGTGAAACGAAGTTATAA